A single region of the Lonchura striata isolate bLonStr1 chromosome 19, bLonStr1.mat, whole genome shotgun sequence genome encodes:
- the CYTH1 gene encoding cytohesin-1 isoform X4, translating into MEEEEGGGCVPSDLTPAECQELENIRRRKQELLADIQRLKDEIAEVTNEIENLGSTEERKNMQRNKQVAMGRKKFNMDPKKGIQFLIENDLLKNTCEDIAQFLYKGEGLNKTAIGDYLGERDEFNIQVLHAFVELHEFTDLNLVQALRQFLWSFRLPGEAQKIDRMMEAFAQRYCQCNPGVFQSTDTCYVLSFAIIMLNTSLHNPNVKDKPTAERFIAMNRGINDGGDLPEELLQNLYESIKNEPFKIPEDDGNDLTHTFFNPDREGWLLKLGGGRVKTWKRRWFILTDNCLYYFEYTTDKEPRGIIPLENLSIREVEDSKKPNCFELYIPDNKDQVIKACKTEADGRVVEGNHTVYRISAPTPEEKEEWIKCIKAAISRDPFYEMLAARKKKVSSTKRH; encoded by the exons atggaggaggaggagggcggcGGCTGCG TGCCCAGTGACCTGACCCCAGCGgagtgccaggagctggagaaCATCCGCCGCCgaaagcaggagctgctggctgacATACAG CGCCTGAAGGATGAGATAGCAGAAGTGACGAATGAGATCGAGAACCTGGGCTCCACAGAGGAGAG GAAAAACATGCAGAGGAACAAGCAGGTGGCGATGGGCAGGAAGAAGTTCAACATGGATCCCAAGAAG GGTATCCAGTTCCTGATCGAGAACGACCTGCTGAAGAACACGTGCGAGGACATTGCTCAGTTCCTGTACAAGGGAGAGGGCCTCAACAAGACAGCCATCGGCGACTACCTGGGCGAGAG GGATGAGTTCAACATCCAAGTCCTGCATGCCTTTGTGGAGCTGCACGAATTCACTGACCTCAACCTTGTGCAGGCCTTGCG GCAGTTCCTGTGGAGCTTCCGGCTGCCAGGGGAGGCACAGAAGATTGACCGGATGATGGAGGCCTTTGCCCAGCGGTACTGCCAGTGCAACCCCGGTGTCTTCCAGTCCACAG acaCCTGTTACGTGCTGTCCTTTGCCATCATCATGCTGAACACAAGCCTGCACAATCCCAACGTGAAGGACAAGCCCACGGCAGAGCGATTCATCGCCATGAACCGCGGCATCAATGACGGGGGAGACCTGCcggaggagctgctccag AATCTGTACGAGAGCATCAAGAATGAGCCCTTCAAAATCCCTGAGGATGATGGCAATGACCTTACCCACACTTTTTTCAACCCTGACCGGGAGGGCTGGCTCCTGAAGCTCG GAG gagGCAGGGTGAAGACGTGGAAGCGGCGCTGGTTCATCCTGACTGACAACTGCCTTTACTACTTTGAGTACACAACG GATAAGGAGCCCCGTGGCATCATCCCCCTGGAGAACCTGAGCATCCGTGAGGTGGAGGACTCAAAGAAGCCC AACTGCTTTGAGCTCTATATCCCTGACAACAAGGACCAGGTGATCAAGGCCTGCAAGACAGAGGCAGATGGGCGTGTGGTGGAGGGGAACCACACCGTGTATCGCATCTCTGCCCCCACgcctgaggagaaggaggagtgGATCAAGTGCATCAA ggcagccatcAGCCGGGACCCCTTCTATGAGATGCTGGCTGCCAGGAAGAAGAAGGTCTCCTCCACCAAGAGGCACTAG
- the CYTH1 gene encoding cytohesin-1 isoform X3 — translation MEEEEGGGCVPSDLTPAECQELENIRRRKQELLADIQRLKDEIAEVTNEIENLGSTEERKNMQRNKQVAMGRKKFNMDPKKGIQFLIENDLLKNTCEDIAQFLYKGEGLNKTAIGDYLGERDEFNIQVLHAFVELHEFTDLNLVQALRQFLWSFRLPGEAQKIDRMMEAFAQRYCQCNPGVFQSTDTCYVLSFAIIMLNTSLHNPNVKDKPTAERFIAMNRGINDGGDLPEELLQNLYESIKNEPFKIPEDDGNDLTHTFFNPDREGWLLKLGGGRVKTWKRRWFILTDNCLYYFEYTTDKEPRGIIPLENLSIREVEDSKKPNCFELYIPDNKDQVIKACKTEADGRVVEGNHTVYRISAPTPEEKEEWIKCIKAAISRDPFYEMLAARKKKVSSTKRH, via the exons atggaggaggaggagggcggcGGCTGCG TGCCCAGTGACCTGACCCCAGCGgagtgccaggagctggagaaCATCCGCCGCCgaaagcaggagctgctggctgacATACAG CGCCTGAAGGATGAGATAGCAGAAGTGACGAATGAGATCGAGAACCTGGGCTCCACAGAGGAGAG GAAAAACATGCAGAGGAACAAGCAGGTGGCGATGGGCAGGAAGAAGTTCAACATGGATCCCAAGAAG GGTATCCAGTTCCTGATCGAGAACGACCTGCTGAAGAACACGTGCGAGGACATTGCTCAGTTCCTGTACAAGGGAGAGGGCCTCAACAAGACAGCCATCGGCGACTACCTGGGCGAGAG GGATGAGTTCAACATCCAAGTCCTGCATGCCTTTGTGGAGCTGCACGAATTCACTGACCTCAACCTTGTGCAGGCCTTGCG GCAGTTCCTGTGGAGCTTCCGGCTGCCAGGGGAGGCACAGAAGATTGACCGGATGATGGAGGCCTTTGCCCAGCGGTACTGCCAGTGCAACCCCGGTGTCTTCCAGTCCACAG acaCCTGTTACGTGCTGTCCTTTGCCATCATCATGCTGAACACAAGCCTGCACAATCCCAACGTGAAGGACAAGCCCACGGCAGAGCGATTCATCGCCATGAACCGCGGCATCAATGACGGGGGAGACCTGCcggaggagctgctccag AATCTGTACGAGAGCATCAAGAATGAGCCCTTCAAAATCCCTGAGGATGATGGCAATGACCTTACCCACACTTTTTTCAACCCTGACCGGGAGGGCTGGCTCCTGAAGCTCGG aggagGCAGGGTGAAGACGTGGAAGCGGCGCTGGTTCATCCTGACTGACAACTGCCTTTACTACTTTGAGTACACAACG GATAAGGAGCCCCGTGGCATCATCCCCCTGGAGAACCTGAGCATCCGTGAGGTGGAGGACTCAAAGAAGCCC AACTGCTTTGAGCTCTATATCCCTGACAACAAGGACCAGGTGATCAAGGCCTGCAAGACAGAGGCAGATGGGCGTGTGGTGGAGGGGAACCACACCGTGTATCGCATCTCTGCCCCCACgcctgaggagaaggaggagtgGATCAAGTGCATCAA ggcagccatcAGCCGGGACCCCTTCTATGAGATGCTGGCTGCCAGGAAGAAGAAGGTCTCCTCCACCAAGAGGCACTAG
- the CYTH1 gene encoding cytohesin-1 isoform X1: MGTVSELCASSFQAFLCPSVAAKAVPSDLTPAECQELENIRRRKQELLADIQRLKDEIAEVTNEIENLGSTEERKNMQRNKQVAMGRKKFNMDPKKGIQFLIENDLLKNTCEDIAQFLYKGEGLNKTAIGDYLGERDEFNIQVLHAFVELHEFTDLNLVQALRQFLWSFRLPGEAQKIDRMMEAFAQRYCQCNPGVFQSTDTCYVLSFAIIMLNTSLHNPNVKDKPTAERFIAMNRGINDGGDLPEELLQNLYESIKNEPFKIPEDDGNDLTHTFFNPDREGWLLKLGGGRVKTWKRRWFILTDNCLYYFEYTTDKEPRGIIPLENLSIREVEDSKKPNCFELYIPDNKDQVIKACKTEADGRVVEGNHTVYRISAPTPEEKEEWIKCIKAAISRDPFYEMLAARKKKVSSTKRH, encoded by the exons ATGGGGACAGTCAGCGAGCTCTGCGCCTCCAGTTTCCAGGCATTCCTCTGCCCCTCCGTGGCTGCCAAGGCAG TGCCCAGTGACCTGACCCCAGCGgagtgccaggagctggagaaCATCCGCCGCCgaaagcaggagctgctggctgacATACAG CGCCTGAAGGATGAGATAGCAGAAGTGACGAATGAGATCGAGAACCTGGGCTCCACAGAGGAGAG GAAAAACATGCAGAGGAACAAGCAGGTGGCGATGGGCAGGAAGAAGTTCAACATGGATCCCAAGAAG GGTATCCAGTTCCTGATCGAGAACGACCTGCTGAAGAACACGTGCGAGGACATTGCTCAGTTCCTGTACAAGGGAGAGGGCCTCAACAAGACAGCCATCGGCGACTACCTGGGCGAGAG GGATGAGTTCAACATCCAAGTCCTGCATGCCTTTGTGGAGCTGCACGAATTCACTGACCTCAACCTTGTGCAGGCCTTGCG GCAGTTCCTGTGGAGCTTCCGGCTGCCAGGGGAGGCACAGAAGATTGACCGGATGATGGAGGCCTTTGCCCAGCGGTACTGCCAGTGCAACCCCGGTGTCTTCCAGTCCACAG acaCCTGTTACGTGCTGTCCTTTGCCATCATCATGCTGAACACAAGCCTGCACAATCCCAACGTGAAGGACAAGCCCACGGCAGAGCGATTCATCGCCATGAACCGCGGCATCAATGACGGGGGAGACCTGCcggaggagctgctccag AATCTGTACGAGAGCATCAAGAATGAGCCCTTCAAAATCCCTGAGGATGATGGCAATGACCTTACCCACACTTTTTTCAACCCTGACCGGGAGGGCTGGCTCCTGAAGCTCG GAG gagGCAGGGTGAAGACGTGGAAGCGGCGCTGGTTCATCCTGACTGACAACTGCCTTTACTACTTTGAGTACACAACG GATAAGGAGCCCCGTGGCATCATCCCCCTGGAGAACCTGAGCATCCGTGAGGTGGAGGACTCAAAGAAGCCC AACTGCTTTGAGCTCTATATCCCTGACAACAAGGACCAGGTGATCAAGGCCTGCAAGACAGAGGCAGATGGGCGTGTGGTGGAGGGGAACCACACCGTGTATCGCATCTCTGCCCCCACgcctgaggagaaggaggagtgGATCAAGTGCATCAA ggcagccatcAGCCGGGACCCCTTCTATGAGATGCTGGCTGCCAGGAAGAAGAAGGTCTCCTCCACCAAGAGGCACTAG
- the CYTH1 gene encoding cytohesin-1 isoform X2, giving the protein MGTVSELCASSFQAFLCPSVAAKAVPSDLTPAECQELENIRRRKQELLADIQRLKDEIAEVTNEIENLGSTEERKNMQRNKQVAMGRKKFNMDPKKGIQFLIENDLLKNTCEDIAQFLYKGEGLNKTAIGDYLGERDEFNIQVLHAFVELHEFTDLNLVQALRQFLWSFRLPGEAQKIDRMMEAFAQRYCQCNPGVFQSTDTCYVLSFAIIMLNTSLHNPNVKDKPTAERFIAMNRGINDGGDLPEELLQNLYESIKNEPFKIPEDDGNDLTHTFFNPDREGWLLKLGGRVKTWKRRWFILTDNCLYYFEYTTDKEPRGIIPLENLSIREVEDSKKPNCFELYIPDNKDQVIKACKTEADGRVVEGNHTVYRISAPTPEEKEEWIKCIKAAISRDPFYEMLAARKKKVSSTKRH; this is encoded by the exons ATGGGGACAGTCAGCGAGCTCTGCGCCTCCAGTTTCCAGGCATTCCTCTGCCCCTCCGTGGCTGCCAAGGCAG TGCCCAGTGACCTGACCCCAGCGgagtgccaggagctggagaaCATCCGCCGCCgaaagcaggagctgctggctgacATACAG CGCCTGAAGGATGAGATAGCAGAAGTGACGAATGAGATCGAGAACCTGGGCTCCACAGAGGAGAG GAAAAACATGCAGAGGAACAAGCAGGTGGCGATGGGCAGGAAGAAGTTCAACATGGATCCCAAGAAG GGTATCCAGTTCCTGATCGAGAACGACCTGCTGAAGAACACGTGCGAGGACATTGCTCAGTTCCTGTACAAGGGAGAGGGCCTCAACAAGACAGCCATCGGCGACTACCTGGGCGAGAG GGATGAGTTCAACATCCAAGTCCTGCATGCCTTTGTGGAGCTGCACGAATTCACTGACCTCAACCTTGTGCAGGCCTTGCG GCAGTTCCTGTGGAGCTTCCGGCTGCCAGGGGAGGCACAGAAGATTGACCGGATGATGGAGGCCTTTGCCCAGCGGTACTGCCAGTGCAACCCCGGTGTCTTCCAGTCCACAG acaCCTGTTACGTGCTGTCCTTTGCCATCATCATGCTGAACACAAGCCTGCACAATCCCAACGTGAAGGACAAGCCCACGGCAGAGCGATTCATCGCCATGAACCGCGGCATCAATGACGGGGGAGACCTGCcggaggagctgctccag AATCTGTACGAGAGCATCAAGAATGAGCCCTTCAAAATCCCTGAGGATGATGGCAATGACCTTACCCACACTTTTTTCAACCCTGACCGGGAGGGCTGGCTCCTGAAGCTCG gagGCAGGGTGAAGACGTGGAAGCGGCGCTGGTTCATCCTGACTGACAACTGCCTTTACTACTTTGAGTACACAACG GATAAGGAGCCCCGTGGCATCATCCCCCTGGAGAACCTGAGCATCCGTGAGGTGGAGGACTCAAAGAAGCCC AACTGCTTTGAGCTCTATATCCCTGACAACAAGGACCAGGTGATCAAGGCCTGCAAGACAGAGGCAGATGGGCGTGTGGTGGAGGGGAACCACACCGTGTATCGCATCTCTGCCCCCACgcctgaggagaaggaggagtgGATCAAGTGCATCAA ggcagccatcAGCCGGGACCCCTTCTATGAGATGCTGGCTGCCAGGAAGAAGAAGGTCTCCTCCACCAAGAGGCACTAG
- the CYTH1 gene encoding cytohesin-1 isoform X5 — translation MVLRAEGSVPSDLTPAECQELENIRRRKQELLADIQRLKDEIAEVTNEIENLGSTEERKNMQRNKQVAMGRKKFNMDPKKGIQFLIENDLLKNTCEDIAQFLYKGEGLNKTAIGDYLGERDEFNIQVLHAFVELHEFTDLNLVQALRQFLWSFRLPGEAQKIDRMMEAFAQRYCQCNPGVFQSTDTCYVLSFAIIMLNTSLHNPNVKDKPTAERFIAMNRGINDGGDLPEELLQNLYESIKNEPFKIPEDDGNDLTHTFFNPDREGWLLKLGGGRVKTWKRRWFILTDNCLYYFEYTTDKEPRGIIPLENLSIREVEDSKKPNCFELYIPDNKDQVIKACKTEADGRVVEGNHTVYRISAPTPEEKEEWIKCIKAAISRDPFYEMLAARKKKVSSTKRH, via the exons atggtgctcagggcagagggcagcg TGCCCAGTGACCTGACCCCAGCGgagtgccaggagctggagaaCATCCGCCGCCgaaagcaggagctgctggctgacATACAG CGCCTGAAGGATGAGATAGCAGAAGTGACGAATGAGATCGAGAACCTGGGCTCCACAGAGGAGAG GAAAAACATGCAGAGGAACAAGCAGGTGGCGATGGGCAGGAAGAAGTTCAACATGGATCCCAAGAAG GGTATCCAGTTCCTGATCGAGAACGACCTGCTGAAGAACACGTGCGAGGACATTGCTCAGTTCCTGTACAAGGGAGAGGGCCTCAACAAGACAGCCATCGGCGACTACCTGGGCGAGAG GGATGAGTTCAACATCCAAGTCCTGCATGCCTTTGTGGAGCTGCACGAATTCACTGACCTCAACCTTGTGCAGGCCTTGCG GCAGTTCCTGTGGAGCTTCCGGCTGCCAGGGGAGGCACAGAAGATTGACCGGATGATGGAGGCCTTTGCCCAGCGGTACTGCCAGTGCAACCCCGGTGTCTTCCAGTCCACAG acaCCTGTTACGTGCTGTCCTTTGCCATCATCATGCTGAACACAAGCCTGCACAATCCCAACGTGAAGGACAAGCCCACGGCAGAGCGATTCATCGCCATGAACCGCGGCATCAATGACGGGGGAGACCTGCcggaggagctgctccag AATCTGTACGAGAGCATCAAGAATGAGCCCTTCAAAATCCCTGAGGATGATGGCAATGACCTTACCCACACTTTTTTCAACCCTGACCGGGAGGGCTGGCTCCTGAAGCTCG GAG gagGCAGGGTGAAGACGTGGAAGCGGCGCTGGTTCATCCTGACTGACAACTGCCTTTACTACTTTGAGTACACAACG GATAAGGAGCCCCGTGGCATCATCCCCCTGGAGAACCTGAGCATCCGTGAGGTGGAGGACTCAAAGAAGCCC AACTGCTTTGAGCTCTATATCCCTGACAACAAGGACCAGGTGATCAAGGCCTGCAAGACAGAGGCAGATGGGCGTGTGGTGGAGGGGAACCACACCGTGTATCGCATCTCTGCCCCCACgcctgaggagaaggaggagtgGATCAAGTGCATCAA ggcagccatcAGCCGGGACCCCTTCTATGAGATGCTGGCTGCCAGGAAGAAGAAGGTCTCCTCCACCAAGAGGCACTAG
- the CYTH1 gene encoding cytohesin-1 isoform X6, producing the protein MQRNKQVAMGRKKFNMDPKKGIQFLIENDLLKNTCEDIAQFLYKGEGLNKTAIGDYLGERDEFNIQVLHAFVELHEFTDLNLVQALRQFLWSFRLPGEAQKIDRMMEAFAQRYCQCNPGVFQSTDTCYVLSFAIIMLNTSLHNPNVKDKPTAERFIAMNRGINDGGDLPEELLQNLYESIKNEPFKIPEDDGNDLTHTFFNPDREGWLLKLGGGRVKTWKRRWFILTDNCLYYFEYTTDKEPRGIIPLENLSIREVEDSKKPNCFELYIPDNKDQVIKACKTEADGRVVEGNHTVYRISAPTPEEKEEWIKCIKAAISRDPFYEMLAARKKKVSSTKRH; encoded by the exons ATGCAGAGGAACAAGCAGGTGGCGATGGGCAGGAAGAAGTTCAACATGGATCCCAAGAAG GGTATCCAGTTCCTGATCGAGAACGACCTGCTGAAGAACACGTGCGAGGACATTGCTCAGTTCCTGTACAAGGGAGAGGGCCTCAACAAGACAGCCATCGGCGACTACCTGGGCGAGAG GGATGAGTTCAACATCCAAGTCCTGCATGCCTTTGTGGAGCTGCACGAATTCACTGACCTCAACCTTGTGCAGGCCTTGCG GCAGTTCCTGTGGAGCTTCCGGCTGCCAGGGGAGGCACAGAAGATTGACCGGATGATGGAGGCCTTTGCCCAGCGGTACTGCCAGTGCAACCCCGGTGTCTTCCAGTCCACAG acaCCTGTTACGTGCTGTCCTTTGCCATCATCATGCTGAACACAAGCCTGCACAATCCCAACGTGAAGGACAAGCCCACGGCAGAGCGATTCATCGCCATGAACCGCGGCATCAATGACGGGGGAGACCTGCcggaggagctgctccag AATCTGTACGAGAGCATCAAGAATGAGCCCTTCAAAATCCCTGAGGATGATGGCAATGACCTTACCCACACTTTTTTCAACCCTGACCGGGAGGGCTGGCTCCTGAAGCTCGG aggagGCAGGGTGAAGACGTGGAAGCGGCGCTGGTTCATCCTGACTGACAACTGCCTTTACTACTTTGAGTACACAACG GATAAGGAGCCCCGTGGCATCATCCCCCTGGAGAACCTGAGCATCCGTGAGGTGGAGGACTCAAAGAAGCCC AACTGCTTTGAGCTCTATATCCCTGACAACAAGGACCAGGTGATCAAGGCCTGCAAGACAGAGGCAGATGGGCGTGTGGTGGAGGGGAACCACACCGTGTATCGCATCTCTGCCCCCACgcctgaggagaaggaggagtgGATCAAGTGCATCAA ggcagccatcAGCCGGGACCCCTTCTATGAGATGCTGGCTGCCAGGAAGAAGAAGGTCTCCTCCACCAAGAGGCACTAG